The following proteins are co-located in the Saccharomycodes ludwigii strain NBRC 1722 chromosome V, whole genome shotgun sequence genome:
- a CDS encoding serine/threonine-protein kinase (similar to Saccharomyces cerevisiae YKL101W | HSL1 | Histone Synthetic Lethal) encodes MKIVLGKHLKKKSQDDSEDDEEYDEDQGSVSDPSSSPSETSDSDSDEHSHKKRNQKKKSKGKNSENHHRPTERARRRRRRARDKVGPWKLGKTLGKGSTGRVRLAKHMESGQLAAIKIVSKKKKRSVNTGSSGILPYGIEREIIIMKLVSHPNIMALYEVWENKSELYLVLEYIDGGELFDYLVSRGKLPEKEAIYYFRQIVQGVSYLHKFNICHRDLKPENLLLDKKNKKIKIADFGMAALELSNQMLDTSCGSPHYASPEIVMGKKYHGSPSDVWSCGIILYALLTGHLPFNDTDVKILLAKVQTGSFDVPSYLSNEAKDLICKMIVVSPKKRIVIDDILEHPLLTKYNRFTMNKSNTNIRMIGSNKQDKKHNEGDEVDNLLSNLPVQPEIVELKSKRNVDPSILENLQILWHGCPKSDIVKKLLRPGKSEEKIFYSLLYQYQENQHKVKELDSANNEINEPGTQYHANPEEDDYNAAFAPKLENNSQFASMNSTVSRNSSLGRSSARVKNFVASSSSSRNLQQKPLSGSSSIRSFRRNTPVDEDRVISPLPLSFMADESVNNTNAFNSYNDNNLRQNGLLRSESKRSLYSSTSISRRSLNLKNYANGQPLDAYKNNVTNGNMSSASTYKDLRNEFSYMCDKILFDERDERNVSDGSIGANVNNQNMAIKSGFQYGNTKVPTTFMNNTSNNYFQTQQQQKYSLDGGISSLDPKYSKGSSFATDNMLSYNNTNNMNASSNVITSTPTQYGKMPLNGGEKNVSSIRRRSSLLQQPSGSFKNNSNRYFNMPFKGDVAGGGGAGGGTARMSYMSDYKRRSGLISLPSGMMNTTDTFQDLSKYLNGLDTSDVANENEYDENDNAVFKDSERLIPEQITFSNNNNSSGNIGTGDKLDIEDDEDICLGVGDSFLKAAKGDNITLTPRPTLRRGLSNSDDSQRNAIVTPSNQKQSQQQKNESSFMDTGGNQHSNYRSSYYQSDYDGISEFSYKVPSHLSTAELVNIRRTNQVQNYENNAVPITSTSTTASTTANTNDTNIYNNKMDKLPKNIVSKDFVNYSDYDGIIGTDATLKKLSNSNIKTNNSTNISSAGLTSSSEVSALNVFENLSEDEYEKSCRHNGRHNSERNKIFTSSSRDSYSQSSVDDDSYFVDTNYEQSDGTDSDPVIHRKVVSIESMNNNVILPLYTDIRGSLYVNPQLQQQLPQFETNKDTDGKIQGSMNLSKDSNGKQSPVNSELRKELMKVDVDDEYVYFNYDDTNGNTTTTTTTTTTTTTNNNNTNKNIATSTSFNFNKNVNIERENTQSIIAKFHLTPDKNSRFVINNNVNNSSIAVDNIHGITSPASNNTASRRTKTIKNSGIPIRINRANCASEKSLDVNKVFKDLDDEECDESFGKMEPDIFVNDLEIINSNSTDNGFTNTRQQSNCDKEDVLTENKQLTEKNEKDGDGEDHGEDRIRLTMTNNSSVSFSKDLGTVEHKKNENIGDNEKDRKRVTMLFDDEDGKSTVFGNLENHHLKQQRKVLQTAPTTPNVTGTVADTDDAVQTVNSVLHSDTVDYKNMVEAVERKPLRDISHSNNTIKKPTIKIEYKVENVSGSYDLSIGNNNPKKANWFTKMVTRISSGNSSSLHHTNGGNNNSSVKNMPDRNLVLKKIHKTNLSFQELNRLALTQFDLNNVAFKKDTFSKKQKSTEFVKYNCKFIKDKFKFSVEIDHSNFIISKDISGNIKYNNCFNKNDFSSRSIRGINASFDYFNEGIIKALKA; translated from the coding sequence ATGAAAATCGTTTTGGGAAAAcacttgaaaaaaaagtcacaAGACGATAGTGAGGACGATGAAGAGTATGACGAAGATCAGGGATCTGTAAGCGATCCATCTTCTTCACCTTCAGAAACATCCGATTCCGATTCCGATGAACATTCAcataagaaaagaaatcaaaaaaagaagtcCAAGGGAAAAAACTCAGAAAATCACCACAGACCTACTGAAAGAGctagaagaagaagaagaagagcTAGAGATAAGGTAGGCCCATGGAAATTGGGCAAGACTTTGGGTAAGGGTTCAACTGGTAGAGTCAGATTAGCTAAACATATGGAATCTGGCCAATTGGCAGCCATTAAAATcgtttccaaaaaaaaaaaaaggagtgTCAACACTGGCTCAAGTGGGATCTTACCTTATGGTATAGAACGtgagattattattatgaaattAGTGTCACATCCAAATATTATGGCTCTATATGAAGTTTgggaaaataaatcagAATTGTATTTAGTGTTGGAATACATTGACGGTGGAGAATTATTTGACTATTTAGTCTCAAGGGGCAAATTACCAGAGAAAGAAGCTATATATTACTTCAGACAAATTGTACAAGGTGTTTCTTATTTacataaatttaatatatgtCACCGTGATTTAAAACCagaaaatttgttattggataaaaaaaataagaaaattaaGATTGCTGATTTCGGTATGGCTGCCTTAGAACTGTCGAACCAAATGTTAGACACTTCGTGTGGTTCGCCTCATTACGCGTCTCCTGAAATCGTTATGGGGAAGAAGTACCATGGTAGTCCAAGTGATGTTTGGTCATgtggtattattttatacgCGCTATTAACGGGTCATCTACCCTTTAACGACACTGatgttaaaattttattggcAAAGGTCCAAACTGGTAGCTTTGATGTTCCAAGTTATCTATCCAACGAGGCCAAAGACTTGATTTGCAAGATGATTGTTGTGTCCCCTAAGAAAAGAATCGTCATCGATGACATTTTGGAACATCCACTTTTAACTAAATATAACAGATTTACCATGAATAAatcaaatacaaatattcGTATGATTGGGTCTAATAAGCAAGATAAGAAGCACAATGAAGGAGATGAGGTTGATAATTTATTGTCAAATTTACCGGTGCAACCAGAAATCGTTGAACTGAAATCCAAAAGAAATGTAGATCCTtcaattttagaaaatttacaaattttATGGCATGGCTGTCCCAAGTCtgatattgttaaaaaattgttgagACCTGGTAAAtctgaagaaaaaatattttattcattattatatcAATACCAAGAAAATCAGCATAAAGTTAAGGAACTGGATTCTGCTAATAACGAAATAAACGAACCAGGAACACAATACCATGCTAATCCTGAAGAGGATGATTATAATGCTGCTTTTGCACccaaattggaaaataacTCTCAATTTGCATCGATGAATTCTACTGTTTCTAGAAATAGCTCATTGGGGAGATCTTCAGCGAGggttaaaaattttgtagCTTCCTCCTCGTCTTCAAGAAATTTACAACAAAAACCATTAAGCGGTTCTTCGTCTATCAGATCATTCAGACGGAATACACCGGTAGATGAAGATCGCGTTATTTCACCACTACCGTTATCTTTTATGGCTGATGAATCGGTCAACAACACCAATGCTTTTAATAGCTATAATGACAACAACTTACGTCAAAATGGCTTATTGAGATCCGAATCGAAGAGATCCTTGTATTCGTCAACTTCCATTTCTAGGAGATCgctaaatttgaaaaattatgcAAATGGCCAACCATTGGATGCTTACAAAAATAACGTTACCAATGGGAACATGTCTAGCGCTTCTACTTACAAAGATTTGAGAAATGAATTCTCATATATGTGtgataaaattttgtttgatGAACGGGATGAACGAAACGTATCTGATGGGTCTATTGGTGCCAATGTAAATAATCAGAATATGGCTATTAAGTCTGGCTTTCAATATGGGAATACTAAAGTTCCAACCACTTTTATGAATAATACTAGCAACAACTATTTTCAAACccaacagcaacaaaagTATAGCCTTGATGGCGGTATATCCAGTTTGGACccaaaatattcaaagGGTTCGTCTTTTGCTACTGATAATATGCTGAGCTacaataatactaacaaTATGAATGCTTCGTCAAATGTGATTACCAGCACACCTACACAGTATGGGAAAATGCCCTTGAATGGGGGAGAGAAAAATGTTAGTTCAATAAGAAGACGTTCATCCTTATTACAACAGCCTAGTggatcttttaaaaataacagtaaCCGTTACTTTAATATGCCATTTAAGGGCGATGTTGCGGGCGGGGGTGGTGCGGGTGGTGGGACTGCTAGAATGTCATATATGTCTGACTACAAAAGGAGAAGTGGTTTAATCTCTTTGCCTTCTGGGATGATGAACACAACAGATACGTTTCAAGATTTGTCAAAGTATTTGAATGGTTTAGATACATCAGATGTTgcaaatgaaaatgaatatgatgaaaatgataatgcTGTCTTTAAAGACAGCGAGCGTCTTATACCGGAACAAATTACTTTttctaacaataataatagttctGGTAACATTGGTACTGGCGATAAGCTGGATATTGAAGACGATGAAGATATCTGTTTGGGGGTTGGTGATAGTTTTCTTAAAGCTGCTAAGGGCGATAATATCACCTTAACGCCTAGACCTACTTTAAGAAGGGGCCTGTCAAATTCCGATGACAGCCAGAGAAATGCCATTGTAACTCCATCGAACCAGAAACAATCGCAACAGCAGAAAAATGAGAGTTCATTCATGGATACTGGTGGAAACCAGCATAGCAACTACAGAAGCAGTTATTACCAAAGTGATTATGATGGGATCTCCGAATTTTCATATAAGGTCCCCTCACATTTATCTACTGCTGAATTGGTTAATATACGCCGCACTAATCAAGTCCAAAACTATGAAAATAATGCTGTTCCTATTACAAGTACTAGTACTACTGCTAGTACTACTGCTAATACTAATGATaccaatatatataacaataaaatggataaattaccaaaaaatattgtttctaAGGACTTTGTTAACTATAGCGACTACGATGGTATTATTGGTACAGATGctactttaaaaaaattatcaaatagcaacattaaaacaaataatagcACTAACATTAGTAGTGCCGGTCTGACATCTTCATCTGAGGTATCCGCCTTAAATGTATTTGAGAATTTATCTGAAGATGAGTATGAAAAGTCATGTCGTCATAACGGTAGGCATAATAGCgaaagaaacaaaattttcacTAGTAGTAGTAGAGATAGTTATTCTCAGTCTTCAGTGGATGATGATTCATATTTTGTGGATACAAATTATGAACAAAGTGATGGAACTGACAGTGATCCTGTGATTCACAGAAAAGTTGTATCTATTGAAAGcatgaataataatgtcaTATTACCACTTTACACTGATATAAGAGGGAGCTTATATGTAAATCCGCAGCTGCAACAACAACTTCCTCAATTTGAAACGAACAAGGATACTGATGGTAAGATTCAAGGGAGTATGAATTTATCCAAGGATTCTAATGGTAAACAGTCACCAGTGAATTCAGAATTAAGGAAGGAATTAATGAAAGTTGATGTTGATGATgaatatgtttattttaattatgaTGATACTAATGgtaatactactactactactactactactactactactactactaataataataatacaaataagAATATCGCTACATCTACTTCCTTcaactttaataaaaatgtaaacATAGAACGGGAGAATACCCAATCCATTATAGCCAAATTTCACTTGACTCCAGATAAAAATTCTAGATTcgtaattaataataatgttaacAACTCTTCGATAGCAGTCGATAATATACATGGAATTACTTCACCAGCTTCTAACAATACTGCTAGTAGGAGAACAAAaaccattaaaaatagtggGATTCCAATACGTATTAACAGGGCAAATTGTGCCTCTGAAAAGTCGTTAGATGTgaataaagtttttaaagatttggATGATGAGGAATGCGATGAAAGTTTTGGGAAGATGGAACCTGacatttttgttaatgatttagaaattattaattctaATTCAACCGATAATGGTTTTACTAATACGAGGCAGCAGTCAAACTGTGACAAAGAGGATGTATTAACcgaaaataaacaattaactgagaaaaatgaaaaagatggTGATGGTGAGGACCACGGAGAGGATAGAATTAGGTTAACAATGACAAACAATAGTTCTGTATCATTTTCTAAGGATTTGGGAACTGTggaacataaaaaaaatgagaatATTGGCGATAATGAAAAGGATCGGAAACGTGTTACCATGCtatttgatgatgaagatgggAAGTCTACCGTTTTTGGTAATTTAGAAAATcatcatttaaaacaacaaagaaaagTCTTGCAGACTGCACCTACTACTCCTAATGTGACAGGTACTGTTGCTGATACTGATGATGCAGTACAAACCGTTAATAGTGTACTTCACAGTGACACTgttgattataaaaatatggttGAGGCGGTTGAAAGAAAACCCCTAAGAGACATTTCGCATAGTAACAACACCATTAAAAAGCCCACAATTAAGATTGAATATAAAGTTGAAAATGTTTCTGGCTCTTATGATCTCAGTATTGGTAACAACAACCCTAAGAAGGCTAATTGGTTTACCAAGATGGTGACCAGGATTTCCAGTGGCAATTCATCATCTTTGCACCATACCAACGGtggtaataacaacagTTCGGTAAAGAATATGCCGGATAGAAATttggtattaaaaaaaattcataaaACTAATTTGAGTTTTCAGGAACTAAACCGGTTAGCATTAACCCAATTCGATTTGAATAATGTTGCCTTCAAAAAAGAtactttttctaaaaagCAGAAATCCACTGAATTTGTTAAATACAATTGCAAGTTTATTAAGGATaagtttaaattttctGTTGAGATCGACCATTcgaattttataatttccAAAGACATAAGTGGTAATATTAagtataataattgttttaataagaATGACTTTTCTTCTAGAAGTATTAGGGGGATAAATGCTTCGTTTGATTACTTTAACGAGGGAATAATTAAAGCGTTAAAAGCATGA
- the MUB1 gene encoding MYND-type zinc finger protein MUB1 (similar to Saccharomyces cerevisiae YMR100W | MUB1 | MUlti Budding), with the protein MRESNHRFVLNNRAAVIINTSIYDRRALDTNSDIPLINSLNFLTYHASNSAKVREAMASDGAIGRLVNILNECYLPLNEFLYYNTSGNKTNVEMLEIKKRLSILTWKWTLAFQCLILAGTRGSEKVRLKLVEAGVIPILATILDNYLIFEKNFDNETDKTLDYSLLDIRMLNETFIGDINNWDNMKNYAYILDDTSYLESDSKKHISVEYLKADSFLLSDDFYSMFERNLNQEKIDLTKDKELFTDNKITNFPKPRDMIYGKIIPKVDDVIWSLQLLAFLSKYTLIKKSLLSTTLLDRLSFRTIINRSKQLSVSPHMLCKIPSDDDEFTQYDDLIYNKHPGDLFEEKDEFLNTFLSGDFFEDYNNGVKEQNLDGLKDHINPRRLQRLKNEYEVQKRYKQKWDPNILDRHVIENNNLLKNYNLNIFLLVEKYTCHRHNDKNIVYWSSVIMRNSCKKNEFSGVRQCANFNCGRWEQYPKQFAKCRRCKRTKYCSRDCQLKAWTYHRYWCQEAGCSHLYHVTNTDATTNANASIATTNSPTTPVVSVNIQNNNTNNGDNNTDNGDNNNTNNNNNNNNNNNNNNNNGDSSNDNEEERLNNRPMGSGAIMDANTAEVAVTRPRARTGLNNNQNINAIEVRALMINNQLRHVNVENNEQQQPRNFIPISAAASANSASISYDNGNSNNNTGNSSHDNGSAVSTRSQQENTEGEFDEEDTDSAGSFNTQDVTVNVTDPNIQSTDNSSDSGNVVRRGEGATLIGPSS; encoded by the coding sequence ATGAGAGAATCCAATCATagatttgttttaaataataggGCAGCAGTAATTATAAATACCTCGATTTATGATCGTAGAGCATTAGATACCAATAGTGATATCCCATTAATCAATTccttaaattttttaacgtACCATGCATCAAACTCAGCAAAGGTTAGAGAAGCCATGGCTTCGGATGGTGCCATTGGAAGGTTAGTTAACATACTAAATGAATGTTATTTGCCattaaatgaatttttgtattataaTACAAGTGGTAATAAGACTAATGTCGAAATGTTGGAGATAAAAAAGAGATTATCAATATTAACTTGGAAATGGACCTTAGCTTTTCAATGTTTGATTCTAGCTGGGACAAGAGGCAGCGAAAAAGTTAGATTAAAGTTGGTTGAAGCTGGTGTTATTCCTATATTAGCTACGATTTTAGACAATTATTTGATCTTTgagaaaaattttgataACGAAACGGATAAAACTTTGGATTATTCTTTATTAGATATCCGTATGTTAAATGAAACCTTCATTGGAGACATTAACAATTGGGATAATATGAAGAACTATGCATATATATTGGACGATACATCGTATTTAGAAAGTGATTCTAAGAAACACATATCTGTGGAATATTTGAAGGCTGATTCGTTTTTACTGTCAGATGATTTTTACTCCATGTTTGAAAGGAATTTGAACCAGGAAAAGATTGATTTAACTAAGGATAAAGAGCTTTTCACtgacaataaaataacaaattttcCAAAGCCTAGAGATATGATATATGGGAAAATTATTCCTAAAGTCGATGATGTTATTTGGTCATTGCAATTATTAGCATTTTTATCCAAATACAcgttaattaaaaaatctttattgTCAACCACGTTACTCGATAGACTCTCATTTAGAACAATTATCAACAGAAGTAAACAGCTTTCGGTCAGTCCACATATGTTATGTAAGATACCTAGTGATGACGATGAATTTACTCAATATGATGATTTGATTTATAACAAACACCCTGGTGACctttttgaagaaaaagacgAGTTTTTGAACACCTTTTTAAGCGGTGATTTCTTTGAAGACTACAATAATGGAGTTAAAGAACAAAACTTGGATGGTCTAAAAGATCATATAAACCCACGCAGACTtcaaagattaaaaaatgaatatgaGGTACAGAAAAGATATAAACAGAAGTGGGATCCCAACATCTTAGACAGGCATgtaatagaaaataataatttattgaaaaactataatttaaacatttttttattggtgGAAAAATATACGTGTCACAGACATAacgataaaaatattgtttattgGAGTTCAGTTATTATGAGAAACtcttgcaaaaaaaatgaattttcTGGCGTAAGGCAATGTGCCAATTTTAACTGTGGAAGATGGGAACAATATCCAAAACAATTTGCCAAGTGCAGAAGATGCAAGAGAACCAAATATTGCTCTAGGGATTGCCAACTTAAGGCTTGGACATATCATAGGTATTGGTGTCAAGAAGCTGGATGCAGTCATTTATATCACGTCACCAATACCGATGCCACTACTAATGCTAATGCATCTATTGCTACTACAAATTCACCCACCACGCCCGTAGTAAGTGTTAAcatacaaaataataatactaataatggtgataataatactgacaatggtgataataataatactaacaataataataataataataataataataataataataataataatggtgacAGTAGCAATGACAATGAGGAAGAACGTCTTAATAATAGACCTATGGGTAGTGGGGCCATTATGGACGCTAATACTGCAGAAGTTGCAGTCACGCGGCCAAGAGCTAGAACGggtttaaataataatcaaaacaTAAATGCTATTGAGGTTCGCGCATTGATGATAAATAACCAATTGAGGCATGTTAATGTAGAAAATAAtgagcaacaacaacctcGAAATTTTATTCCTATATCTGCTGCTGCAAGTGCTAATTCCGCTTCTATTTCTTACGATAATggtaatagcaataataatactggcAATAGCAGTCATGACAATGGCAGTGCAGTTTCTACTAGGTCTCAACAAGAAAATACTGAGGGTGAatttgatgaagaagatacCGATTCTGCTGGCTCGTTTAATACACAAGATGTAACTGTGAATGTTACAGACCCTAATATCCAATCAACTGATAATTCTTCTGATAGTGGTAATGTGGTCAGAAGGGGTGAGGGTGCAACATTAATAGGTCCATCTTCGTAG
- the VPH2 gene encoding Vph2p (similar to Saccharomyces cerevisiae YKL119C | VPH2 | Vacuolar pH): protein MFEIRLNDNIEKLLLKTLQNRNTLIKIHQKIEDSVTYLTTANIQKILSKKSIKCGALAELLEINNIKETPLIPQNNGIDMSAIFTPKQPLEWKFKETPKPGSNYSPEFKAQLETLRARQQEVEYQNMVTGGFIGDNNDNSSGGNRTITNRFKKGIYADKSINYNDIDDEELSLVEINRQIKEQLTTVFNIIISVISVVWAVWYWAGKYVSVEYKVLLCLFFGILVLVADIVVYNSYLRKINEAKKVERSKKEKKRITKKIIVGTRNTNVINDK from the coding sequence atgttTGAAATTAGACTAAACGATAATATCGAAAAACTTTTACTAAAAACTCTacaaaatagaaatacTTTGATTAAAATTCACCAAAAGATAGAAGACTCAGTTACTTATTTAACCACAGCCAATATACAAAAGATtctatcaaaaaaaagcatAAAATGTGGAGCTCTTGCCGAGCTTcttgaaataaataatattaaagaaaCTCCATTAATCCCACAGAATAATGGTATTGATATGTCTGCTATTTTTACCCCAAAACAACCATTAGAATGGAAGTTCAAAGAAACCCCTAAACCAGGAAGTAATTATAGTCCAGAATTTAAAGCTCAATTAGAAACACTAAGAGCAAGACAACAAGAAGTAGAATATCAGAATATGGTTACTGGTGGATTTATTGGtgacaataatgataatagtaGTGGCGGTAATAGAACAATTACAAATAGATTCAAAAAAGGTATTTATGCAGACAAGTCGATAAATTATAATGACATTGACGATGAAGAATTGAGTTTGGTTGAGATTAACAGACAAATAAAAGAACAATTAACTACtgtatttaatataattatttctGTAATATCTGTTGTGTGGGCGGTATGGTATTGGGCAGGGAAATACGTTTCTGTAGAATACAAAGTATTGCTTTGCCtattttttggtattttggTTTTAGTTGCCGATATTGTTGTATATAATAGTTActtaagaaaaattaatgaagcTAAAAAAGTAGAAAGAtctaaaaaggaaaaaaaaaggataaccaaaaaaataatcgtTGGAACTAGGAATACTAACGTGATTAATGACAAATAA
- the SRT1 gene encoding ditrans,polycis-polyprenyl diphosphate synthase (similar to Saccharomyces cerevisiae YMR101C | SRT1 | Suppressor of Rer-Two), protein MVSAKKNINSRPVSSSSSINVSDSSVLIETLVLDDKQQHFKNHVSSLRLRASDAPSSSTISAGAKEQKAEGNNHKNVSLAPSSASSKLDDKFLYTKRYEQVKISFSWHILKTKFIYYVLSLGLVCKIMYYVQNFFINILKVGKIPTHVSFIMDGNRRYAKKLRLPIASGHNAGSLTLYAMVYICKRIGVKALSVYAFSIENFNRSKEEVDTLMALLVQRLDEFVKHTIDEKDQLYGCSIKIIGDRSYFTQDIKRKIERVEKSSAKDHCDFTLYVCCPYTSRNEIYHSLKKNVEKVIEHELEINDIGESTLTNNMFYQQGDDYCVNKCDLLIRTSGHTRLSDYMAWQSHENSTIVFSPTLWPDFTFTEVFFIMFKWSFFATLQQIKVPFTLHSSLYGHFQYLLFYSKSPLKRQNNVSLESLPAPPKSLSIVERN, encoded by the coding sequence atggtaagtgcaaagaaaaatattaattctaGACCAGTTTCATCTTCCTCGTCCATAAATGTATCTGATTCTTCCGTCCTTATAGAAACATTGGTGTTAGACGATAAGCAGcaacattttaaaaatcaCGTTTCTTCTTTAAGACTACGTGCATCTGATGCTCCAAGTTCTTCCACAATTTCTGCTGGGGCAAAAGAACAGAAAGCAGAGGGAAATAACCACAAAAATGTATCTTTGGCACCATCTTCCGCTAGTTCAAAGTTAGATGACAAATTTTTGTATACGAAAAGATATGAGCAAGTTAAGATTTCTTTTAGCTGgcatattttaaaaactaaatTCATATATTATGTTTTATCATTAGGTTTGGTTTGTAAGATAATGTATTATGTGCAAAACTTTTTCATTAACATTTTAAAAGTGGGTAAAATTCCCACGCATGTCTCATTTATCATGGATGGTAATAGAAGATATGCCAAAAAGCTAAGGCTACCCATAGCATCTGGTCATAATGCTGGTTCGTTAACTTTGTACGCAATGGtttatatttgtaaaaGGATTGGTGTCAAAGCTCTTTCTGTTTACGCCTTttcaattgaaaattttaatagaaGCAAAGAAGAGGTGGATACATTAATGGCATTGTTGGTGCAACGGTTGGATGAATTTGTTAAACATACCattgatgaaaaagatCAACTTTATGGCTGctcaattaaaataattggtGATAGGTCTTATTTTACACAAGacataaaaaggaaaattgAACGTGTGGAAAAATCATCTGCTAAGGATCACTGTGACTTTACACTCTATGTCTGTTGTCCATATACTTCAAGAAATGAAATATATCATtctttaaagaaaaatgttgAAAAAGTCATTGAACATGAGTTGGAAATTAATGATATCGGGGAAAGTACattaactaataatatgtTTTACCAGCAAGGCGACGATTACTGTGTGAATAAATGTGACTTATTAATTAGGACTAGTGGTCATACAAGACTAAGTGACTATATGGCCTGGCAATCACATGAAAATAGTACCATTGTTTTTTCACCAACTTTGTGGCCGGATTTTACCTTTACAGAAgtgttttttattatgttcAAATGGTCATTTTTTGCCACATTACAACAAATTAAAGTCCCATTTACTTTACACAGTAGTCTCTATGgtcattttcaatatttgcTATTTTATTCTAAATCACCACTTAAAAGACAAAATAATGTCTCGTTGGAAAGTCTACCTGCACCACCAAAAAGCCTATCCATTGTGGAAAGAAATTGA
- the OAC1 gene encoding Oac1p (similar to Saccharomyces cerevisiae YKL120W | OAC1 | OxaloAcetate Carrier), which produces MSDKNNNSTQLSKNIKQDSAKPASQKISKAGSFIAGGLAACIAVTFTNPIELVKTRMQLQGELSAVNQRIYKNPFQALGVIYKNEGIRGLQKGLSCAYIYQIGLNGCRLGFYEPVRTFVNKTFYPGRDPHKVQNVGINVFSGAFSGIMGAVIGSPLYLVKTRMQSYSTSIQIGEQTHYKSFIDGLTSIYKKDGFLGLFRGVDAAILRTGAGSAVQLPIYNTAKSFFLKHDIVREGTALHLLSSTISGLGVGVVMNPWDVILTRVYNQKGDLYSGPIDCLIKTVRIEGVTALYKGFGAQLFRIAPHTILCLTFMEQTMKLVLGIEETLFKA; this is translated from the coding sequence atgagtgataaaaacaataattcaACACAACTCTCAAAAAACATCAAACAAGACAGCGCAAAACCCGCTTCACAAAAAATTTCCAAGGCAGGTTCTTTTATTGCTGGTGGTTTGGCGGCATGTATTGCAGTTACTTTCACCAACCCAATTGAATTAGTGAAAACTAGAATGCAATTACAAGGTGAATTATCAGCAGTCAATCAAAGAATCTACAAAAATCCATTCCAGGCATTGGGAGTGATTTATAAAAACGAAGGCATTAGAGGTTTGCAAAAGGGTTTGAGTTGTGCGTATATCTATCAAATTGGTCTAAATGGTTGCAGATTAGGTTTTTATGAGCCAGTTAGAACTTTTGtcaataaaactttttatcCAGGAAGGGATCCTCATAAAGTTCAAAATGTAGGtattaatgttttttcGGGTGCTTTTAGTGGTATAATGGGTGCTGTTATTGGCTCTCCTTTATATTTAGTAAAAACAAGAATGCAATCTTACTCCACTTCTATCCAAATAGGTGAACAAACACattataaaagttttatagATGGATTGACCtctatttataaaaaagacGGGTTTCTAGGATTGTTCCGTGGTGTTGATGCAGCCATTTTAAGAACGGGTGCTGGTTCTGCTGTTCAATTACCAATTTACAACACAGCAAaaagtttctttttaaaacacGATATTGTACGTGAGGGTACTGCTTTGCATTTATTATCTAGTACTATATCCGGTTTGGGTGTTGGTGTTGTTATGAATCCATGGGATGTCATTTTAACAAGAGTCTATAACCAAAAAGGTGACTTGTATAGTGGACCAATTGATTGTTTGATTAAAACTGTCAGGATTGAAGGTGTAACTGCATTGTATAAAGGTTTTGGTGCCCAATTATTTAGAATCGCTCCACATACCATTTTATGTTTGACCTTCATGGAACAAACAATGAAATTGGTTCTTGGTATTGAAGaaactttatttaaagcTTAG